The following proteins are encoded in a genomic region of bacterium:
- the hflX gene encoding GTPase HflX has product MLVGSRRQGVPAFVADEHLDELAELVRSAGGEVADRVMCELRRVVPATFIGRGKVEQIAADAEAAGADFVVFDDELSPSQQRNLEEKLGRMVMDRTGLILDIFAMRARTTEGKLQVELAQLEYLLPRLRGMWTHLSRQGAGIGTRGPGETELETDRRRILAHIAHAKQRLEKVRRTRDLHRKSRRRVPYDSASLVGYTNAGKTTLFNALTGAEAFAAGALFATLDPTVRELHIDEGPRVLLSDTVGFIRKLPHQLVEAFHATLEEVTTADFLIHVIDASHPFADDHIEAVNGVLRELDAGDKDVIHVLNKIDLIGGASLTRLTRTLSSAVMVSARTGEGLDALRHQIARRARRNRSLVTFDLPISEKGLLGEVHRAGAVVNETYGEGRVRIEAWVPAHLAGRLAEYRR; this is encoded by the coding sequence CTGCTCGTCGGTTCGCGGCGGCAGGGCGTTCCCGCGTTCGTCGCCGACGAGCATCTCGACGAATTGGCCGAACTCGTGCGTTCGGCGGGCGGCGAGGTGGCCGACCGCGTCATGTGCGAGCTGCGCCGCGTTGTGCCCGCGACCTTCATCGGGCGCGGCAAGGTCGAGCAGATCGCCGCGGACGCCGAGGCGGCCGGGGCGGACTTCGTGGTCTTTGACGACGAGCTTTCCCCGTCCCAGCAACGCAATCTCGAGGAAAAGCTCGGCCGCATGGTCATGGACCGCACGGGGCTGATCCTCGATATCTTCGCCATGCGCGCGCGCACGACCGAGGGCAAGTTGCAGGTGGAGCTGGCGCAGCTTGAATATCTGCTGCCGCGATTGCGCGGCATGTGGACGCATCTGTCGCGCCAGGGCGCGGGCATCGGAACGCGCGGCCCTGGCGAAACCGAGCTCGAAACCGACCGCCGCCGCATCCTCGCGCACATCGCGCACGCCAAGCAGCGCCTCGAGAAGGTTCGCCGCACGCGCGATCTGCATCGCAAGTCGCGCCGGCGCGTGCCGTACGATTCGGCGAGCCTTGTCGGTTACACGAACGCGGGCAAGACGACGCTGTTCAACGCGCTGACGGGCGCCGAGGCGTTTGCCGCGGGCGCGCTGTTCGCCACGCTCGACCCGACGGTGCGCGAGTTGCACATCGACGAGGGCCCTCGCGTGCTGCTCTCGGATACGGTCGGTTTCATCCGCAAGCTCCCGCATCAGCTCGTCGAGGCCTTTCACGCGACGCTCGAGGAGGTGACGACCGCGGATTTTCTCATCCACGTCATCGACGCGTCCCACCCGTTCGCGGACGATCACATCGAGGCCGTCAACGGCGTGCTTCGCGAGCTCGACGCGGGGGACAAGGACGTCATCCACGTGCTCAACAAGATCGATCTCATCGGCGGTGCGTCTCTGACGCGCTTGACACGCACGCTTTCGTCCGCGGTGATGGTGTCGGCGCGAACGGGCGAGGGCCTCGATGCGCTTCGCCATCAGATCGCCCGCCGCGCACGGAGAAACCGCAGCCTGGTGACCTTCGACCTCCCGATTTCGGAAAAGGGCCTGCTTGGGGAGGTGCATCGCGCGGGCGCCGTCGTCAACGAGACCTACGGCGAAGGGCGGGTGCGCATCGAGGCGTGGGTGCCGGCGCATCTGGCCGGCCGGCTCGCGGAGTACCGCCGATGA
- a CDS encoding AI-2E family transporter has protein sequence MTGIPSRSALGFLAEIWANRWIKLVVFLLALGAAGWVVHLLWPIVKLFVIAVVLAYLFDPMADKLQRGKISRTMSTIYIALIVVLSLVAVLAWIVPYMISSVQQFAMNVPRYVEDIQLWAQPVLQRFMSGPIPQSLDEWRERLTGHEALIGNVLREAPGQIAAWIGGAFTGVAGFITAILSVIVVPVAWFYLLRDFDHLKIGAVGLVPEHRRGPVLDIAGEIDTVISNFMRGQFLVCLFLAFVYAVGLQFVAGIPLGFVIGLFAGLISFVPYLGMILGIGPALLLAFLEYKDVLHPALVVAVFSFGQFMEANVVTPRIMGEKLGLHPVTVIFAILIWGNLLGITGMIIAVPVTAVMSVFWRRGFRRYQDSRFYRFGAAKPET, from the coding sequence ATGACCGGCATTCCTTCGCGTTCCGCGCTCGGTTTTCTCGCGGAGATTTGGGCGAACCGCTGGATTAAGCTTGTCGTCTTTCTTTTGGCTCTCGGCGCCGCCGGCTGGGTCGTTCATCTGCTATGGCCGATCGTCAAGCTGTTCGTCATTGCCGTCGTGCTCGCCTATCTCTTTGACCCGATGGCCGACAAGCTGCAGCGCGGAAAAATCTCGCGCACGATGTCGACGATCTATATCGCGCTCATCGTGGTTTTGAGCCTTGTCGCGGTGCTCGCGTGGATCGTGCCGTACATGATCTCAAGCGTGCAGCAGTTCGCGATGAACGTTCCGCGATACGTCGAGGACATTCAGCTCTGGGCGCAGCCTGTGTTGCAGCGGTTCATGTCCGGGCCGATTCCGCAGAGCCTTGACGAGTGGCGCGAGCGCCTCACGGGTCACGAAGCGCTGATCGGCAACGTCCTTCGCGAGGCGCCCGGGCAGATCGCGGCATGGATCGGCGGCGCGTTCACCGGCGTCGCGGGCTTCATCACCGCGATCCTCAGCGTCATCGTCGTGCCCGTCGCGTGGTTTTACCTGCTGCGAGATTTCGATCACCTGAAAATCGGCGCGGTCGGGCTTGTGCCGGAGCACCGGCGAGGGCCCGTCCTTGATATCGCCGGCGAGATCGACACCGTCATCTCGAATTTCATGCGCGGGCAGTTCCTCGTGTGCCTGTTTCTGGCCTTCGTTTACGCGGTCGGCTTGCAGTTTGTCGCGGGTATACCGCTTGGTTTTGTCATCGGCCTTTTCGCGGGGCTGATCAGCTTCGTTCCCTATCTCGGGATGATCCTCGGCATCGGGCCGGCGCTCCTCCTCGCTTTCCTGGAATACAAGGACGTCCTGCACCCCGCACTCGTCGTCGCCGTGTTTTCGTTCGGCCAGTTCATGGAGGCCAACGTCGTCACCCCGCGCATCATGGGCGAGAAGCTCGGCTTGCACCCGGTCACGGTGATCTTCGCCATCCTGATCTGGGGCAATCTGCTCGGCATCACCGGAATGATCATCGCCGTCCCGGTCACCGCGGTCATGAGCGTTTTCTGGCGCCGCGGTTTCAGGCGTTATCAGGACAGCCGGTTCTATCGCTTCGGAGCCGCGAAACCCGAGACGTGA